A single Meles meles chromosome 20, mMelMel3.1 paternal haplotype, whole genome shotgun sequence DNA region contains:
- the CCRL2 gene encoding C-C chemokine receptor-like 2 — protein MDNYTSAPDDDYDVLIEDDMNSNKVEQCDPYDPKVLAAHVVPQLSTTVFLAGLLGSVWVVLILVKHKGLKHRENIYILNLTFSNLCFLLALPFWAYAGTHGGVLNNPFCRILVVLYSIGLYSEAFFNVLLTVQRYLEFFPVSLPSTTRTARWGLVSSVLAWVLATLVILPESVFYKARMESQTSKCFFGRPHFLPAEETSWKRYLTLKMNILGLLLPLCVFVFCYVRMRKIRGSGERRSGRSKLVFAIMAVFLLMWGPYNIALFLSTFKESFSLHDCKNDYNLDRSVQILRIVAATHCCINPLLHAFLDPTFRRHFCRPCSACSGRPLQSREESTREASGEGHDHSIPLQVSVN, from the coding sequence ATGGATAATTACACGTCGGCTCCCGACGATGACTATGACGTCCTCATCGAGGATGACATGAATAGCAACAAAGTAGAACAGTGCGACCCCTACGACCCCAAGGTCCTGGCTGCCCACGTGGTTCCGCAGCTCTCCACCACCGTGTTCCTGGCGGGTCTCCTGGGCAGTGTCTGGGTCGTGCTTATCCTGGTGAAACATAAAGGACTCAAGCACAGGGAAAATATCTACATCCTAAACTTGAccttttcaaatttgtgtttcttGCTGGCCCTGCCATTCTGGGCCTATGCTGGGACGCACGGGGGGGTTCTCAACAACCCCTTCTGTAGAATTCTAGTGGTACTGTACTCGATAGGCCTGTACAGCGAAGCGTTTTTCAACGTCCTCCTGACCGTGCAGAGGTACCTGGAGTTTTTCCCCGTGAGCTTGCCCTCCACCACCCGGACAGCACGCTGGGGCTTGGTCTCAAGTGTTCTGGCGTGGGTCCTAGCCACTCTGGTCATTTTGCCTGAATCCGTGTTTTACAAAGCTCGGATGGAAAGTCAGACATCCAAGTGCTTCTTCGGACGACCTCACTTCCTGCCAGCAGAGGAGACATCCTGGAAGCGTTATCTGACCTTAAAGATGAACATTTTGGGACTTCTTTTGCCACTGTGCGTTTTTGTCTTTTGCTACGTGCGAATGAGAAAAATACGAGGGTCTGGGGAGAGGAGGTCTGGACGTTCTAAGCTTGTTTTTGCCATAATGGCTGTTTTCCTTCTGATGTGGGGACCCTACAATATCGCCCTTTTCCTCTCCACTTTCAAAGAATCTTTCTCCCTGCACGACTGCAAGAATGACTACAACCTGGACAGGAGCGTCCAGATCCTGAGGATTGTCGCGGCCACCCACTGCTGCATCAACCCCCTCCTGCACGCGTTCCTTGACCCCACATTCAGAAGACACTTCTGCCGCCCTTGCTCAGCGTGCAGTGGTCGTCCGCTTCAGTCCAGGGAGGAATCCACACGTGAGGCATCCGGGGAAGGACACGACCATTCCATTCCCCTCCAAGTTAGTGTAAACTAG